The sequence GGTGATCCGTAGGTAAGTAAAACAAAAACTGCCCACAAAGCTGGGCGCTAGGTATGAATCCCTtcaaaaaaagataagttaaaaagTTTTCTATTACTTTCGTTTCCAACGATTATGtgtaaaagggtcctgagaatgtattgctattatttattttttgtattttCCACCTccttaggcccaacctgcagccttggTCTAAATTTTAGCAAGTACCGCCCAATTGGCCCAAGATCGCGGTTTCCACCGAGAATCgaggtgtaaggtccattttttccgCCAGGCagaatttttttcctttttttgtgaaaTTTTTCGCCCGcagtaattttaaaatcttagcggCATTTTGGGCAGCAATGGATTTTTttattactgatactagatttttgtttaattgaatttaaattccccaacagccatgatgggatttgaacttgtgtccctggatcattagtccaggcctctggactactagtctagtaacataaccaccatagtACCATACCTCTAACATGATACTAAGCCATAgaacaacatttatatagcacctttaaactgTTCCAAGGCGCCACAACAGGAGTGCTTTAATATTTCATAAACCATCTGCTCTGAACACGTAGCtcatttcttttaaaaaaaaaaattaaataaacacagATTTAATGTGGTTGGTAAAAAAAAAACAGAGGTGATATGAGGAAAATTAATtttacgagtggttaggatttggaatgccctgcctgatagggtggtggatacagatgcagtagtggccttcaaaagggaattgtataaatacttgaagaagaaaaaaaaatgctgggacatggggaaagagcgggggagggggactaactcgatcgctcttcgaaagagccggcgcaggtgAGTGCTATACTGTTCTACGATTCTATGTTTTATAACATTAACATGTACCTTTTCGATCTGCAGTTTGCCCTACAGGCTTTTAGAGTCAATGATGTGCAACCACACCGTTGGTCATGGTCTCAGGCAGAGAAGATCCTTTAATTTGTACAATGGGCCTTTTTACCTTGACTACACAGAGGATAACACCGTAGGCCACACCTCTGACCAAGGTTCAAAGCTCAGAGATTTCCATAGCAACTCCCACTATTACGTGTTCTTTGAAGAGCAAGGGGATGGAGATGTTGGGTTTGGCCAAGAGCTGAAGAACCCTCAAGAAGACCACGTGCTAGCTTTCGACAATCACTATGATTACATGGTGTGCGGAGGCAGCGAGGAGATTGTATGCAAACCGGAGCCTGATGAATTCAACCCTTGCGAGGACATTATGGGTTACGACTCCTTGAGGATCATCGTGTGGTTCGTTAATCTGCTGGCTATTTTGGGCAACATTTTTGTGCTCCTGATTCTACTGACCAGTCACTATAAGCTCACGGTCCCTCGTTTTCTGATGTGCAACTTGGCCGTGGCAGACTTCTGCATGGGCATCTACTTACTGCTGATCGCCTCGGTCGACCTGTACACCAGAACTGAGTACTACAACTACGCCATAGACTGGCAGACAGGGCCAGGGTGCAACACCGCGGGATTCTTCACCGTCTTTGCCAGCGAGTTCTCGGTCTACACTCTCACCGTGATCACGCTGGAGCGCTGGTACGCCATCAACTTCGCCATGCGCCTGGACCGGAAGATGCGGCTGCGGCATGCCATCACGGTCATGGTCGGAGGCTGGGTGCTCTGCGTCGCCTTGGCACTTCTGCCCATCGTAGGAGTAAGCAGCTACACCAAGGTTAGCATCTGCCTGCCAATGGACACCGAGACCCTGCTGGCTCAGAGCTACATCATTCTGGTTCTGTTGGTCAACATCCTGGCCTTCTTCATCATCTGCGCCTGCTACGTCATGATCTACCTCACCGTCAAGAACCCGCAGTACAAGTCCGGCAGCAAGGACACCAAAATCGCCAAACGGATGGCCGTGCTGATCTTCACCGATTTCACCTGCATGGCCCCCATCTCCTTCTACGCGCTGTCCGCCATCCTGGACAAGCCCCTGATCACCGTCACCAACTCCAAGATACTGCTGGTCCTCTTCTACCCGCTCAACTCCTGTGCCAACCCGTTCCTCTACGTCATCTTCACCAAGGCCTTCCGCCGTGACGTCTTCGTCCTGCTGAGCAAGGTGGGCCTCTGCCAGCGCCGGGCCCAGCTGTACCGGGGTCAGGCCGTCTCCGGCAAGAACAGCACCGGCCCCTCGGGGAGCCGGGCCGGCAGAGGGGCGGAGCGCGACCCCGCCAGCCTCGGCCGCTTCCCCTGCGGCCCGCGGCAACACCACGGCGACTGCCGGCAAATGAGGGCGGCTACGGGAGGTTGTAAAGTGAGCGAACTGTAACCATGGGGCGGGGTAGGGGGGAAAGGGATGTATCTTCGACGGTTAACTAGTGACCGAAAGTGCTCCGTTTATCACAGGCAGAAACAGGCCGTGCTTTCTCATTGGTTCCCACCTCGCTACAGTGCACTGAAATACAAGGACCAAACATGAGTAATGTCCAATTAACTATTGTGTAGTTAAACCCTTCCAATCCCCTCAAAGTGGTGCGGGGTTACCAATTGTACTAAACACCGACTGCAGTTCCAATAAAGCTAATCGCATTGCATGGAGTCTTGACCTACAACACACTTGCTATATAGTAGAGCACTGTAATAGCGCCAACACATTATGCCAGCCATCGCATATAGTGGGCAAACCACGTTGGCACAAACGCACCCACTTTCGGCGGTGGTGACTGTGAAATTGCGGGCATCCAATTTCATTCCAATTATCGAGACAGAGTACAGGGAACCACACTCTACATAGGGCCATACTGTAGCTGGCCTGGGGAGTGCTTAGTGATGACACTGGGTACCCAGAAACTGGAGAAAGACCCAGTCACTTTGATGAGTAGAAAAATACATTAATTTAAGAATTTCCAGTTAAGTATGAACGTTTATTCAGAACCGTGAGAATAGAATAATGAAaacttttttatttgttcatgggatgtgggcgtcgctggcaaggccggcatttattgcccatccctaattgccccttgagaaggtggtggtgagccgccttcttgaaccgctgcagtccatgtggtgaaggtgctcccacacagtgctgctagggagagagttgcaggattttgatccagcgacgatgaaggaacggccaatatatttccaagccaggatggtgtgtgacttggaggggaacttggaggtagtggtgcTCCCATGACAGGAATTGCGTTTTAGATTGACTGAACTGCAGACGATTCGATACATGACAGATTGCACAACTTATGTATGGTAAACCATGGAGTGGAAATATATGCAGATAAATAAATATAGAGAGAAAGAGCATTGTTTAATTTATACATTATGGTATTGCTTTTATATAGGCTGCTGGTTGTCCCTGGGGTTCTTTCAGATGagccgttgaaccgaggccccgtctgctctctcaggtggacgtaaaagatcccatggcactatttcgaagaagagctggggagttatccccggtgtcccgaccaatatttatccctcaatcaacgtaacaaaaaaactgatgactatcacattgttgtttgtgggaacttgctgtgagctaatttgctgccgcatttcccacattccaacagtgactacactccaaaactatttaattggctgtaaagcgctttgagacatctggtggtcatgaaaggcgctatataaatgcaagtcgtcttCTTCTGTATGTTTTAGGTTCTGAGCTGGTTTGTTTCTATGTTAAAATGAAGAGGTTTTGCATCAGCATCTTCTTCTTCAACAAAAAAACCCAGTAGTGTGGAGATCCTATTCAGAAATCAGCTCTTGACCTGAAGGCTCAGTGCGTAAATGCACCAGGGCAGTGCCGAGCCCAACAGAGCAGACCGGTTCCTGGTGTGATCCTCGCCCAGACTGTGCTGAATCAGCCGATCACACCTGTGGCAGTGTTGGGTGCTTCAGGTATTCCAGTCTAATGGTCTAAGAAGTAAGAGAACAATcggcaggattcctgctcctgatcagttacCCCTGTCAAAACATACCCGTATATGGATAcgtttgtaatgtatttgttttataggttctttgcttaagaatctgtatgggtcgagctgcagaacaccaaagggcagaaaacgctcatgggagttgtgtacagaccaccaaatagtagtagggaggttggggatggcatcaaacaggaaatcagggatgtatgcaataaaggtacaacagttatcatgcgtgactttaatctacatattgattgggctaaccaaactggtagcaatacggtggaggaggatttcctggagtgtataagggatggttttctagaccaatatgtcgaggaaccaactagagagctggccatcctagactgggtgttgtgtaaccgagagaggattaattagcaatcttgtcatgtgaggccccttggggaagagtgaccataatatggtagattcttcatgaagatgaagagtgacacagttaatttagagactagggtcctgaacttaaagaaaggtaacttcgatggtatgagatgtgaattggctaggatagactggcgaatgatacttaaagggttgacggtagataggcaatggcagacatttaaagatcacatggatgaacttcaacaattgtacatccctgtctggcgtaaaaataaaacagggaaggtggctcaactgtggctaacaggggaaattagggatagtgctaaatccaaggaacaggcatataaattggtcagaaaaagcagcaaacctgagaactgggagaaatttagaattcagcagaggaggacaaatggtttaattaggagggggaaaatagagtatgagaaaaagcttgccgggaacataaaaactgactggaaaagcttctacagataagtgaagagaaaaagattagtgaagacaaatgtaggtcccttgcagtgagaatcaggtgaatttataatgggaaacaaagaaatggcagaccaattgaacaaatactttggttctgtcttcactaaggaagacacaaataatcttccggaaataccaggggaccgagagtctagcgagaaggagaaactgaaggaaatccttattagtcagaaaattgtgttagggaaattggtgggactgaaggtcgataaatccacagggcctgatagtctgcatcccagagtacttgaggaagtggctctagaaatagtggagcattggaggtcattttccaacattctatagactctggatcagttcctatggattggagggtagctaatgtaaccccaccttttaaaaaagcagggagagagaaaaaagggaattatagaccggttagccagacatcggtagtggggaaaatgttggaatcaattattaaagatgtaatagtagcgcatttggaaagcagtgacaggattggtccaagtcagcgtggatttatgaaagggaaatcatgcttgacaactcttctagaattttttgaggatgtaactaatagagtggacaagagagaaccagtggatatggtgtatttggactttcaaaaggctgttgacaaggtcccacacaagagaatagtgtgcaaaattaacgcacatggtattcggggtaatgtattgacgtggatagagaactggttggcagacaggaagcagagagtcgggataaacgggtccttttcagaatggcaggcagtgactagtggggtgccgcaaggctcagtgctgggaccccagctatttacaatatacagtaatgatttagatgaaggaattgagtgtaatatctccaagtttgcagatgacactaagctgggtggtggtgtgagctgtgaggaggatgctaagaggctgcagggtgacttggacaggttaggtgagtgggcaaacgcatggcagatgcagtataaagtggataaatgtgaggttatccactttgggggcaaaaacacgaaggcagaatattatctaaatggcggcagattaggaaaaggggaggtgcatcgagacctgtgtgtcaatgtacatcagtcattgaaagttggc is a genomic window of Pristiophorus japonicus isolate sPriJap1 chromosome 4, sPriJap1.hap1, whole genome shotgun sequence containing:
- the tshr gene encoding thyrotropin receptor; amino-acid sequence: MVLYILCVLVLTLTNVCLGLSRAEGAVDPCPRLCECSEWNSFKITCQSLDHIPTFPQSTEKIRFMETQLKTIPTEAFAKLPNISRIYISIDATLEKVDAHAFFNLDKVTHIEIRNAKSLSHIDPDAFKNLPVLKYLGIFNTGLNVFPDLTKIHSSDVNFLLEIADNPFISAIPANAFGGLSNESLTLKLYNNGFTKVQAYAFNGTKLDAVYLHKNKLLSSFSEDVFAGALSGPTLLDVSQTSVSSLPSKGLEPLKELMAKSTWTLKKLPPLKTFLHLTRADLTYPSHCCAFKNWKKKQGLPYRLLESMMCNHTVGHGLRQRRSFNLYNGPFYLDYTEDNTVGHTSDQGSKLRDFHSNSHYYVFFEEQGDGDVGFGQELKNPQEDHVLAFDNHYDYMVCGGSEEIVCKPEPDEFNPCEDIMGYDSLRIIVWFVNLLAILGNIFVLLILLTSHYKLTVPRFLMCNLAVADFCMGIYLLLIASVDLYTRTEYYNYAIDWQTGPGCNTAGFFTVFASEFSVYTLTVITLERWYAINFAMRLDRKMRLRHAITVMVGGWVLCVALALLPIVGVSSYTKVSICLPMDTETLLAQSYIILVLLVNILAFFIICACYVMIYLTVKNPQYKSGSKDTKIAKRMAVLIFTDFTCMAPISFYALSAILDKPLITVTNSKILLVLFYPLNSCANPFLYVIFTKAFRRDVFVLLSKVGLCQRRAQLYRGQAVSGKNSTGPSGSRAGRGAERDPASLGRFPCGPRQHHGDCRQMRAATGGCKVSEL